The Opitutaceae bacterium genome contains a region encoding:
- a CDS encoding sugar nucleotide-binding protein — MHEDTGIPFCHPLELWGGVECSFTRVEHGIVDQQSLLGHDQRPEDLDRFARLGLKALRFPILWERHSTEEAWAATAARLQRLRDLGIRPIAGLVHHGSGPTGLGLLDPEFPARLATFASEVARRFPWIDAYTPINEPLTTARFAGLYGLWHPFGRSTACFGQIFINECEGIRRAMAAIRRIVPHAQLVQTEDIGRTYSTPLLAYQATLENERRFLTFDTLSGRLVPASVGWDYLLRHGVKRAALASFLEDPCPPDVYGVNYYVTSERFLDHRLDRYPPECHGGNERHAYADITAVRVRAEGIEGHEFILREVWERYRGPMALTEVQLACTREEQMRWTLEAWDACRRLRQEGVDLRAMTAWALLGSYDWDSLLVERSHHYENGAFDVRGPAPRETAVGKVLAALAGGQRPQHPVLSSAGWWRRDIRLEYPPVSSAGPSLKRRGEIRETNVPPLLILGAQGTLARAFERVCRLRGIPAICLGRASLDLCDGQAVARTVKELAPWAAINTSGYVRVDDAEDDHVACHAINVRGASHLAASCAEFGIPLVSFSSDLVFGGEKGSAYVESDATCALNIYGRSKIEMESRVQRLHPETLIIRTSAFFGPWDEANFVHFILRRLSEGGELAVASDLVVSPTYVPDLVHATLDLLIDGERGIWHVANGGSVTWADLALRAAELAGLPTDALVPVPSETFGFRAQRPRYSALASERGQLLRSWEDALERFFEELESSPVRTR; from the coding sequence ATGCATGAAGACACAGGAATTCCTTTCTGCCACCCACTTGAACTCTGGGGCGGAGTCGAATGCTCCTTCACGCGGGTGGAGCACGGCATCGTTGACCAGCAGTCGCTTCTAGGTCACGACCAACGGCCAGAGGACCTGGACCGCTTTGCTCGCCTCGGACTCAAGGCACTGCGTTTTCCAATCCTCTGGGAGCGGCATTCGACTGAAGAGGCATGGGCGGCAACGGCCGCGCGCCTGCAACGACTTCGGGACCTCGGCATTCGACCGATTGCAGGTTTGGTGCATCACGGTTCCGGCCCGACGGGACTCGGCCTGCTCGACCCAGAGTTTCCCGCAAGGCTCGCGACTTTCGCGTCGGAAGTCGCCCGGCGTTTTCCCTGGATCGACGCTTACACACCCATAAACGAGCCGCTAACGACGGCGCGTTTCGCAGGTCTCTATGGACTCTGGCACCCCTTCGGCAGAAGCACCGCGTGCTTCGGGCAGATTTTCATAAACGAATGTGAGGGAATTCGTCGCGCCATGGCCGCGATCAGAAGAATAGTGCCGCATGCCCAATTGGTGCAGACCGAGGACATTGGGAGGACCTACAGCACGCCACTCCTTGCCTACCAGGCCACCTTGGAGAATGAGCGGCGTTTTCTGACCTTCGACACACTCTCAGGGAGGTTGGTCCCGGCATCGGTGGGCTGGGATTACCTTCTTCGACACGGAGTCAAGCGCGCGGCACTTGCCTCATTCCTCGAAGACCCCTGCCCGCCCGACGTGTATGGAGTAAATTACTACGTCACGAGCGAACGCTTCCTCGACCACCGACTTGACCGCTATCCACCGGAATGTCACGGCGGCAACGAGCGCCATGCCTACGCGGACATCACGGCTGTGCGGGTGCGGGCGGAAGGGATCGAGGGTCACGAGTTCATCCTGCGCGAGGTCTGGGAGCGTTACCGTGGACCCATGGCCTTGACCGAAGTCCAACTCGCCTGCACACGCGAAGAACAGATGCGCTGGACGCTGGAGGCGTGGGATGCCTGCCGCCGCCTCCGCCAGGAAGGTGTCGATCTTCGCGCAATGACCGCCTGGGCGCTCCTCGGGTCCTATGACTGGGACTCGCTCCTCGTTGAGCGTAGCCACCATTATGAGAATGGTGCGTTTGACGTCAGAGGGCCCGCCCCGCGAGAGACCGCCGTGGGCAAGGTGCTCGCAGCCCTGGCCGGGGGTCAACGGCCACAGCATCCCGTACTCTCCTCGGCCGGGTGGTGGCGTCGCGACATTAGACTGGAATATCCCCCTGTTTCCTCGGCTGGTCCGAGCCTAAAACGAAGAGGCGAAATTCGTGAGACGAATGTGCCTCCCCTCCTCATTCTCGGGGCTCAAGGGACGCTCGCCCGCGCCTTCGAGCGCGTGTGCAGGCTTCGCGGAATACCGGCGATCTGCCTCGGACGCGCGTCACTGGATCTCTGCGACGGGCAGGCGGTCGCACGAACCGTCAAGGAGCTAGCTCCCTGGGCGGCCATCAACACCTCCGGATACGTGCGTGTGGACGACGCGGAGGATGACCACGTGGCTTGCCACGCGATCAATGTCCGCGGAGCTTCACACCTCGCTGCATCCTGCGCGGAATTTGGAATTCCTTTGGTCTCGTTTTCGAGCGATCTCGTGTTCGGCGGCGAGAAGGGCTCTGCATACGTTGAGAGCGATGCGACCTGTGCCCTCAATATCTACGGCCGAAGCAAGATTGAGATGGAATCGCGCGTGCAACGCCTTCATCCGGAAACCCTCATCATCCGCACCAGTGCGTTTTTCGGTCCCTGGGACGAGGCAAACTTCGTACACTTTATCCTTCGGCGCCTCTCCGAAGGAGGAGAACTTGCGGTGGCCTCGGACCTGGTGGTGTCGCCCACCTATGTTCCAGACCTTGTCCATGCGACTCTCGACCTCCTCATCGATGGGGAGCGCGGCATCTGGCATGTGGCGAATGGAGGCAGCGTCACCTGGGCCGACCTTGCCTTGCGCGCTGCGGAGCTGGCGGGCCTCCCCACAGATGCGTTGGTGCCCGTCCCCTCGGAGACCTTCGGCTTCCGGGCGCAGCGGCCCCGCTACAGCGCACTCGCCTCCGAGCGAGGCCAGCTTCTCCGCAGCTGGGAAGATGCGCTTGAACGGTTCTTCGAGGAATTGGAGTCAAGCCCCGTGCGCACCCGTTGA